A single genomic interval of Lactococcus sp. S-13 harbors:
- a CDS encoding MFS transporter — protein MKKESIFTPTFIINTLISFLFYIVFYVLTSSIGTYALQQLHQSTVVSLSLSSVFVIGALIGRVWTGINITKLGMKKLLYIGGLIFLILTLGYYVTTNIPLLFIIRIIQGAGFGIGATASGTIAGHVVPASRRGEGIGYYALSVTLAAAVGPALSIMIYSSFGFGSLLGLALILLVLTFVMIFFVRVKEFSAEERATALAHQPKGIERYIEKSALPISIIAFLAGFIDSAILTGMGSFSTDLNIPLAGSLFFTMYAIFIFLSRPFTGRLFDTKGDNWIFNPTFVFFAVAMLLVGIAGFFNSGTGFVVLLIAGGAFGLGYGGVAPFGQAVAIRDSSKDRIGVATSTFFGFLDLGVGGGPIVLGAIIPMLGKGMLGFRNLYLYSAPAVIVVWIIYYLIHGKYQKMSTKV, from the coding sequence ATGAAAAAAGAAAGTATCTTTACCCCTACTTTCATCATCAACACACTTATTAGTTTTTTATTTTATATCGTATTTTATGTTTTAACTTCATCAATTGGGACTTATGCGCTTCAACAATTACATCAATCTACCGTTGTCAGCCTTTCTTTATCAAGTGTCTTTGTTATTGGGGCTTTGATTGGTCGAGTATGGACAGGGATTAATATCACTAAGCTTGGAATGAAAAAACTGCTTTATATTGGCGGCTTAATCTTTCTTATTTTGACTTTGGGTTATTATGTGACGACTAATATCCCTTTACTTTTTATTATTCGAATTATTCAAGGGGCAGGATTTGGGATTGGTGCAACAGCATCAGGAACTATTGCGGGTCACGTTGTCCCAGCTTCACGTCGTGGTGAAGGAATTGGTTACTACGCTTTATCTGTTACTCTTGCTGCTGCGGTTGGACCAGCGCTCTCAATCATGATTTATTCATCGTTTGGTTTTGGATCGCTTTTGGGATTAGCACTTATTTTATTGGTCTTGACTTTCGTGATGATTTTCTTTGTTCGTGTGAAAGAATTTTCAGCAGAAGAACGGGCAACTGCGCTGGCTCATCAGCCTAAAGGAATCGAACGCTACATCGAAAAATCAGCCCTTCCAATCTCAATCATTGCTTTTCTGGCGGGCTTTATCGACTCTGCTATCTTGACAGGAATGGGTTCATTCTCAACGGATCTTAATATTCCACTGGCTGGTTCACTTTTCTTCACAATGTATGCTATTTTTATCTTCCTTTCACGTCCGTTTACAGGTCGTTTGTTTGATACCAAAGGGGATAACTGGATTTTTAATCCAACATTTGTCTTCTTTGCTGTGGCGATGTTGCTTGTTGGGATTGCTGGCTTCTTCAACTCAGGAACTGGCTTTGTTGTTTTATTGATTGCTGGTGGTGCTTTTGGACTTGGCTATGGTGGCGTTGCTCCATTTGGGCAAGCTGTGGCTATTCGGGATTCAAGTAAAGACCGGATTGGTGTGGCGACTTCAACATTCTTTGGTTTCCTTGACCTTGGTGTTGGTGGCGGACCGATTGTTTTGGGAGCGATTATCCCAATGCTTGGTAAAGGAATGCTTGGTTTCCGTAACCTCTATCTTTATAGTGCTCCAGCGGTCATTGTTGTGTGGATTATTTATTACTTGATTCATGGGAAATATCAAAAAATGAGTACAAAAGTTTAA
- a CDS encoding universal stress protein — protein MENKYSRILVGMDGSAESLKAFDEAVRIAKRNDAELILANVIEQRSFLAVNTYDTLAEERHEKGTKILLKQFAEEAKVAGVAKVRTVLEYGSPKIMMATKIPKEEKIDLIVVGATGISYIERVIVGSVASYIVTHAACNTLIVRK, from the coding sequence ATGGAAAATAAATATTCAAGAATCTTAGTCGGAATGGACGGTTCAGCGGAATCTCTCAAAGCGTTTGATGAAGCTGTTAGAATTGCAAAACGCAATGATGCCGAACTTATTTTGGCAAATGTCATTGAGCAACGTTCATTTTTAGCGGTCAATACTTATGATACGTTGGCGGAAGAACGCCATGAAAAAGGGACAAAGATACTGCTTAAACAATTTGCTGAAGAAGCCAAAGTTGCAGGAGTAGCTAAAGTTCGCACAGTGCTAGAGTACGGTTCACCAAAAATTATGATGGCAACAAAAATTCCTAAAGAAGAAAAAATAGATTTGATTGTCGTAGGTGCCACAGGAATTAGTTATATTGAACGTGTTATCGTTGGGTCAGTTGCTTCTTATATTGTCACTCATGCCGCTTGCAACACGCTTATTGTCAGAAAATAG
- a CDS encoding 2-hydroxyacyl-CoA dehydratase, whose translation MPNFTYKAGIDVGSTTVKLVVFDTESLSENPSLSADEQSPQLIFSRYERHFSDVKAATIKVLKDFIEEHGNLPLALAITGSGGMGLAEVIGVPFVQEVIASSITIEKFIPQTDVMIELGGEDAKMTFFDNGTQELRMNGTCAGGTGAFIDQMAALLKVDANGVNELAKGYEKLYPIASRCGVFAKTDVQPLLNEGVRREDIAASIFQAVVNQTIAGLASGRKVKGNIAFLGGPLFFMSELRKRFIETLNLTPEQVIFPENPQLFVAMGAALYDETTQKTAAELIHSLENDHSDSLIPQDTMDKLFENQAELDEFRARHAKATAHYKNLAEHSGAAFLGIDAGSTTTKIVLIDDEGNILYDHYGSNNGEPLESVITVLKDLYGKMPAEVYIAKSTVTGYGEHLIKAGLHVDYGEVETMAHYKAADYFNPGVDFILDIGGQDMKAMRINDGALSSISLNEACSSGCGSFIETFANSLKHDVRDFASKALLAEHPVNLGSRCTVFMNSKVKQVQKEGATVGDISAGLSYSVIKNALYKVIKVKRPEELGEKIVVQGGTFYNEAVLRAFEKISERQVVRPSIAGLMGAYGCALISLDNEEVGKSSELLTLDELESFQTHKEFMVCGLCENNCKMTLTVFNDGSKFVTGNRCERGAEKATKVKIDRQDKKINLVDYKYKKLFRYHSLSKKKQTQGEIGIPRVLNMYENYPLWHTMFTDLGFRVVLSPRSDKELFEGGIETIPSDTVCYPAKMAHGHIMALIKQEVPNIFYPAVLYEQEEQKNAQNHYNCPIVQSYPEVIKNNIDEIREGQVNYLHPYLNLANRTSVVNNIYKALKEQGFEFDKAKVEQAINHGFEELEAFKNDLREKAEDLLVKINLNKEKAIVLAGRPYHLDPEINHGIADIITQEGFHVLTEDSISHLEEVNGLRVVNQWVYHSRLYAAAQVVCKNKNLELVQLNSFGCGLDAVTTDQVEEVMRAHNKLYTVLKIDEGSNMGAVRIRLRSLKAAVLERTRHNIEATDGAEIKEIAPQAPIFDSKTMKKHTLLMPMLSPIHQEGLLDTAFAASGYHVVCLPETQSSVNNGLKFVNNDSCYPAIITIGQLIEALQSGEYDVNNTSVMMTQTGGGCRATNYIPLLRKALVDAGFPQVPVVSLSMGNQGTEKGFKFTVPLLTRFMIAVLYGDLFERVVYRTRPYEAIEGSVNALHAKWLEKAQHNVKTASIFEFNRNMKQIIREFDQIPLLKIQKPRVGVVGEILVKYSKTANNDIVSIIEEEGGEAVVLDLIGFMNYSLYNQIWKTDELEFAKKNKLMAKTLLGIINMMEKPMDKALRASERFDGIESIYEIAANTEEIISVGNHTGEGWFLTGEMIELLQKKVMNIVCLQPFGCLPNHIVGKGMLKELRRQYPGANLAPIDYDPGVSAVNQLNRIRLMMATAKKRQNKEQESIEILPMGAHGY comes from the coding sequence ATGCCAAATTTTACATATAAAGCCGGTATCGACGTCGGTTCGACCACGGTCAAACTCGTCGTTTTTGATACTGAAAGTCTATCAGAGAACCCTTCACTCTCCGCAGACGAGCAGTCACCCCAGCTCATTTTTTCTCGTTACGAGCGCCATTTTTCCGATGTCAAAGCCGCCACAATCAAAGTTTTAAAAGACTTCATTGAAGAACATGGTAATCTCCCCTTGGCGCTTGCCATTACAGGTTCAGGCGGTATGGGACTTGCTGAAGTCATTGGCGTTCCGTTCGTTCAAGAAGTGATTGCAAGTAGCATCACCATTGAAAAATTTATCCCCCAAACCGACGTTATGATTGAGCTGGGTGGCGAAGATGCCAAGATGACATTCTTTGACAATGGCACCCAAGAATTGCGCATGAACGGCACTTGTGCTGGCGGGACAGGGGCATTCATTGACCAAATGGCTGCCCTCCTCAAAGTTGATGCTAACGGAGTTAACGAACTGGCCAAAGGCTATGAAAAACTCTATCCCATCGCCTCACGTTGTGGCGTATTTGCTAAGACCGACGTTCAACCCTTGCTCAATGAAGGCGTCCGCCGTGAAGACATTGCAGCCAGTATCTTCCAAGCCGTAGTCAATCAAACCATTGCTGGACTGGCATCAGGCCGTAAAGTCAAAGGGAACATCGCTTTTCTTGGAGGCCCGCTCTTTTTCATGAGCGAACTGCGCAAACGTTTCATCGAAACGCTCAATCTCACGCCAGAGCAAGTCATTTTTCCTGAAAATCCACAACTTTTTGTCGCAATGGGTGCTGCTCTCTACGACGAAACCACCCAAAAAACAGCAGCCGAATTGATTCATAGTCTTGAAAATGACCATTCTGATAGCCTCATTCCGCAAGACACCATGGATAAACTCTTTGAAAATCAAGCTGAACTTGACGAATTTCGTGCTCGTCATGCCAAAGCCACCGCTCATTATAAAAATTTAGCCGAACACTCTGGCGCAGCTTTTTTAGGCATAGATGCAGGTTCAACAACCACAAAAATTGTCCTCATTGATGATGAAGGAAATATTCTTTACGACCACTATGGCTCCAACAACGGTGAACCACTGGAGTCAGTCATTACTGTCCTCAAAGACCTTTATGGTAAAATGCCCGCAGAAGTCTACATCGCTAAATCAACCGTGACAGGTTACGGCGAACACTTGATTAAAGCAGGACTTCATGTGGACTACGGTGAAGTAGAAACAATGGCGCACTACAAAGCCGCTGATTATTTCAACCCAGGAGTTGATTTTATCCTTGATATTGGTGGGCAAGATATGAAAGCCATGCGGATAAACGATGGTGCGCTTAGCTCGATTTCCCTTAACGAAGCTTGCTCGTCAGGTTGCGGCTCTTTTATCGAAACTTTTGCCAATTCGCTCAAGCACGATGTCCGTGATTTTGCCAGCAAAGCCTTGCTTGCTGAACATCCAGTCAATCTTGGCTCGCGTTGTACCGTTTTTATGAATTCAAAAGTCAAGCAAGTTCAAAAAGAAGGTGCCACAGTAGGTGATATTTCTGCTGGCCTGTCTTATTCGGTCATCAAAAACGCCCTCTACAAAGTCATCAAAGTCAAACGTCCCGAAGAATTAGGTGAAAAAATCGTCGTTCAAGGTGGAACGTTCTACAACGAAGCCGTTTTGCGTGCCTTTGAAAAAATTTCTGAACGCCAAGTTGTCCGTCCTTCCATCGCAGGACTCATGGGCGCTTACGGCTGTGCTTTGATTTCTTTGGATAATGAAGAAGTCGGCAAATCCTCAGAATTACTCACTCTTGATGAGCTTGAAAGCTTTCAAACACACAAAGAATTTATGGTCTGTGGACTTTGTGAAAACAACTGTAAAATGACCTTAACAGTTTTCAATGACGGGAGTAAATTTGTCACAGGAAATCGCTGTGAACGTGGTGCAGAAAAAGCAACCAAGGTAAAAATCGATCGCCAAGATAAGAAAATAAACCTTGTTGATTACAAATACAAAAAACTTTTCCGTTACCACAGCTTATCCAAGAAAAAACAAACACAGGGCGAAATTGGTATTCCACGCGTACTTAATATGTACGAAAATTATCCCCTTTGGCACACCATGTTTACCGACCTTGGTTTTCGTGTTGTACTCAGTCCTCGCTCAGACAAGGAACTCTTTGAAGGAGGCATTGAAACCATTCCTTCCGACACCGTTTGTTATCCAGCAAAAATGGCGCACGGACATATCATGGCGCTGATTAAACAAGAAGTGCCTAACATTTTCTATCCAGCAGTTCTCTATGAACAAGAAGAACAAAAAAATGCTCAAAATCATTATAATTGTCCAATCGTTCAATCTTATCCAGAAGTCATCAAAAATAATATTGACGAAATTCGTGAAGGGCAAGTCAACTATCTACACCCTTACCTCAACCTTGCCAATCGCACAAGCGTAGTCAATAATATCTATAAAGCGCTGAAAGAACAAGGCTTTGAATTTGACAAAGCGAAGGTGGAGCAAGCCATCAATCATGGATTTGAAGAATTGGAAGCTTTCAAAAATGACCTTCGTGAAAAAGCTGAAGACCTGCTGGTTAAGATCAACCTGAATAAAGAAAAAGCGATTGTTTTAGCTGGTCGCCCCTATCATTTGGATCCTGAGATTAATCATGGTATCGCTGATATCATCACTCAAGAAGGATTTCATGTCCTGACCGAAGACTCTATTTCGCATCTTGAAGAAGTCAACGGGCTGCGCGTTGTTAACCAATGGGTTTACCACTCTCGCCTTTATGCAGCTGCTCAAGTTGTTTGTAAAAATAAAAATCTTGAACTCGTTCAGCTCAACAGTTTTGGTTGTGGACTCGATGCGGTGACAACCGACCAGGTAGAAGAAGTCATGCGCGCGCATAACAAACTCTATACCGTCCTCAAAATCGATGAAGGAAGTAATATGGGAGCGGTTCGTATTCGTTTGCGCAGTTTAAAAGCAGCTGTTTTAGAACGCACTCGTCACAATATCGAAGCAACCGATGGGGCTGAAATCAAAGAAATTGCACCGCAAGCACCGATTTTTGACAGTAAGACGATGAAAAAACATACCCTCTTAATGCCAATGCTTAGTCCAATTCATCAAGAAGGCTTGCTTGACACTGCCTTTGCAGCCTCAGGCTATCATGTGGTTTGTTTACCCGAGACGCAAAGCTCAGTCAACAACGGTCTAAAATTTGTTAATAATGACTCTTGTTACCCAGCCATTATTACCATTGGTCAGCTCATTGAAGCCCTCCAATCTGGTGAATACGATGTCAATAACACCTCGGTTATGATGACCCAGACTGGTGGAGGTTGCCGGGCAACAAACTATATTCCTCTCTTGCGAAAAGCGTTGGTTGATGCTGGCTTCCCTCAAGTACCAGTCGTTTCACTCTCTATGGGTAATCAAGGAACGGAAAAAGGCTTTAAGTTCACCGTACCGCTCTTGACACGTTTTATGATTGCCGTGCTTTATGGCGATTTGTTCGAGCGCGTGGTTTATCGGACACGTCCTTACGAGGCAATTGAAGGTTCAGTCAATGCTTTACACGCCAAATGGCTAGAAAAAGCACAGCATAATGTTAAAACAGCCTCAATTTTTGAATTTAACCGAAACATGAAACAAATTATTCGTGAATTTGATCAAATTCCTCTATTGAAGATTCAAAAACCCCGTGTTGGAGTCGTCGGTGAAATCCTTGTGAAATACAGCAAAACAGCCAATAACGATATTGTGTCAATCATCGAAGAAGAAGGAGGCGAAGCGGTTGTCCTTGACTTGATTGGCTTTATGAACTACAGCCTCTACAATCAAATCTGGAAAACAGACGAATTAGAATTTGCTAAGAAAAATAAACTCATGGCCAAAACACTCTTAGGCATCATCAACATGATGGAAAAACCGATGGATAAGGCCCTGCGTGCTTCAGAACGATTTGATGGCATTGAGAGTATTTATGAAATTGCGGCAAATACTGAAGAAATCATCTCCGTGGGCAATCATACGGGAGAAGGGTGGTTTTTAACTGGGGAGATGATTGAGCTTTTGCAAAAGAAAGTGATGAATATTGTCTGCCTTCAACCTTTTGGCTGCTTGCCTAACCATATTGTAGGTAAGGGAATGCTTAAAGAGTTGCGTCGTCAATATCCAGGAGCTAATTTAGCACCTATTGATTACGATCCAGGAGTTTCTGCGGTCAACCAGCTTAACCGCATTCGTTTGATGATGGCAACGGCCAAGAAACGCCAAAATAAAGAACAAGAAAGTATCGAAATCCTCCCTATGGGTGCGCACGGATACTGA
- a CDS encoding TetR/AcrR family transcriptional regulator produces the protein MVKTDDLRVKRTKKLINQAFFALLRKKNFEKISIQEIADSAMINRATFYAHYADKQDLYDSLIDQFLANFTDILDAQNLVDGNNLHVKEIEGVLTRFYDFVRENPEVAQVITDRAHDQNLLDRFLEILSERYTELFTKLEVREKDVIVPNDFVIAYISSILVGTLDWWVTSSKKMSAKNYAHLIIKLISNGHLTVLGVNINREN, from the coding sequence ATGGTTAAAACCGATGATTTGCGTGTCAAACGAACGAAAAAGTTAATCAATCAAGCTTTTTTCGCCCTTCTACGCAAGAAAAATTTTGAAAAGATTTCCATTCAAGAAATTGCCGATTCGGCGATGATCAATCGGGCGACTTTTTATGCGCATTATGCGGACAAACAGGATCTTTATGACAGTTTGATTGACCAGTTTTTGGCGAATTTTACAGACATTTTGGATGCTCAAAATTTGGTGGATGGCAACAACCTTCATGTCAAGGAAATTGAAGGAGTGCTGACGCGTTTTTACGATTTTGTGCGTGAAAATCCAGAGGTGGCGCAGGTGATTACCGACCGAGCGCACGACCAAAATTTGCTGGATCGGTTTTTGGAAATCTTGTCTGAGCGCTACACAGAGCTCTTTACCAAGCTTGAAGTGCGTGAAAAAGATGTGATTGTGCCAAATGATTTTGTGATTGCTTACATCAGTTCCATTTTGGTGGGAACACTCGATTGGTGGGTCACTTCTTCTAAAAAAATGTCTGCGAAAAATTATGCACATTTGATTATCAAATTGATTTCCAATGGTCATTTGACCGTGCTTGGGGTCAATATTAACCGCGAAAATTAA
- a CDS encoding pseudouridine synthase: MRLDKFLAQAGLGSRSEVKVLLKKGRVTVAGTVQRDGRFQVDKNSREVAFDGEVLSYQEFYYYLLNKPQGVVSATKDNLFKTVVQLLEDKDFRSDIFPVGRLDKNTEGLLILTNDGALGHDLTQPKKHVEKEYFAKIDGQVTAEIIRQFAAGLTLKNGEKARPGELFVEKSYESDSQSGWVSEIRVIIHEGKFHQVKRMFEAVEMYVLYLKRIRMGELALDETLELGAYRPLHLSEIEMLKKQ; this comes from the coding sequence ATGAGATTAGACAAATTTTTAGCGCAAGCAGGACTTGGCAGCCGCAGTGAAGTCAAGGTTTTACTGAAAAAAGGGCGCGTGACGGTGGCTGGAACAGTCCAGCGTGACGGTCGTTTTCAGGTCGACAAAAATTCACGCGAAGTCGCTTTTGATGGGGAAGTTTTGAGCTATCAAGAGTTTTATTATTACTTGCTCAACAAGCCACAGGGTGTGGTTTCGGCGACTAAAGATAATCTTTTTAAGACAGTAGTGCAGCTTTTGGAGGACAAAGATTTTCGCAGCGATATTTTTCCTGTTGGAAGATTGGACAAAAACACCGAAGGTTTGCTCATTTTGACCAATGATGGAGCGCTCGGTCATGATTTGACCCAGCCAAAAAAACACGTTGAAAAAGAATATTTTGCTAAAATTGACGGTCAAGTAACGGCGGAAATCATTCGCCAATTTGCTGCAGGTTTGACCCTGAAAAATGGCGAAAAAGCCCGCCCAGGTGAACTTTTTGTGGAAAAAAGTTATGAAAGTGACAGCCAATCAGGCTGGGTGAGTGAAATTCGCGTCATTATCCATGAAGGAAAATTTCATCAAGTCAAAAGAATGTTTGAAGCTGTCGAGATGTACGTGCTCTACCTCAAGCGCATTCGCATGGGGGAGCTTGCACTGGATGAAACGCTGGAACTAGGGGCTTATCGCCCCTTGCATTTGTCAGAAATCGAAATGTTGAAAAAGCAGTGA
- a CDS encoding PadR family transcriptional regulator, whose protein sequence is MTEISPQLLKGPLDGALLLVISQSETYGYEITEKLEQLGFLSIAAGTIYPILQKLEREKMIQGEMRKSQEGPKRKYFTITTAGQNRLKTFLADWQALTQAMQNLIKEVSK, encoded by the coding sequence ATGACTGAAATAAGTCCACAATTGCTCAAAGGACCCCTTGACGGTGCTCTTTTGCTTGTCATTTCGCAGAGTGAAACCTACGGTTATGAAATTACTGAAAAGTTAGAGCAGTTAGGTTTTCTCTCCATTGCCGCAGGAACGATTTATCCGATTTTACAAAAATTAGAACGTGAAAAAATGATCCAAGGTGAGATGCGAAAATCACAAGAAGGCCCCAAACGTAAATATTTTACCATCACAACCGCCGGTCAAAATCGACTCAAAACCTTTTTAGCGGACTGGCAAGCATTGACGCAAGCTATGCAAAATCTCATCAAGGAGGTTTCCAAATGA
- a CDS encoding DUF1129 domain-containing protein: protein MKVYRELKNGIREHQENKSIFSQLNKDNQKYLTDFIRFSTQKADELCKDDRELTIYSDIIEAQKNNLNAEKFFGISAKELAEQMVKELPNKNIWKTIIISGLLNFIAFSLISLLLFRSNLKSSDYWSFVLFVILGTFVNSFLRIWISRLLIEKSQKVRRNTTFAIQILVVLLLIGGLYLLIGKK from the coding sequence ATGAAAGTTTATCGTGAATTGAAAAATGGAATCAGAGAACACCAAGAAAACAAATCTATTTTTTCCCAACTCAATAAAGATAACCAGAAATACTTGACCGATTTTATCCGATTTTCAACACAAAAAGCAGATGAATTGTGTAAAGACGACCGTGAGCTCACTATCTATTCCGATATTATTGAAGCGCAAAAAAATAATTTGAACGCCGAAAAATTCTTTGGGATAAGTGCCAAAGAATTAGCTGAACAAATGGTTAAAGAATTACCTAATAAAAACATCTGGAAAACAATAATTATCTCTGGACTTCTGAATTTCATTGCCTTTAGCTTAATAAGCTTGCTCCTTTTCAGAAGCAACCTCAAATCAAGCGATTATTGGAGCTTTGTCCTTTTTGTTATCTTAGGAACATTTGTAAACAGCTTTCTTCGGATTTGGATTAGCCGATTATTGATTGAAAAATCGCAAAAAGTAAGGAGAAATACTACTTTTGCGATTCAGATTCTAGTCGTCCTCCTCCTTATCGGTGGACTTTATCTTTTAATTGGTAAAAAATAA
- a CDS encoding bacteriocin immunity protein, with amino-acid sequence MGIFSPSAANFNVGETALLEQLINLILNPETTKDERAALTTAKKALEQKTSVAKVVNDLLNELMLAAVGLKMSPEMKSFYSKLYNNRSALKALETGAAGSTLLFSLFG; translated from the coding sequence ATGGGAATTTTTAGTCCAAGCGCAGCCAATTTCAATGTTGGCGAAACTGCACTACTCGAGCAACTCATCAACTTAATTTTAAATCCTGAAACAACCAAAGATGAGCGTGCAGCCTTGACAACTGCCAAAAAAGCACTGGAGCAAAAAACCAGTGTGGCAAAAGTAGTCAATGATTTATTGAACGAGCTTATGCTTGCTGCTGTCGGCTTAAAAATGTCTCCCGAAATGAAGAGTTTTTACAGCAAGCTCTACAATAACCGCTCAGCGCTCAAAGCGCTAGAAACTGGCGCTGCTGGCTCTACACTTTTGTTTTCTCTCTTTGGATAA
- a CDS encoding MFS transporter, which yields MDKAYYFLLSAFGISAIGNWLQQIAVPVIIFNKTGSAYQMATLYGVTFIPWIIFTIYGGVLADKMRKTKIIYWGYFASLFFSFFLIFELSQSQIHMILVYMASFLLSSVEPLTHPAFNSLIPQVVEEKKLSQVNSWIEGVDNTLSLVGPMIAGTLILIVSPIYLLWFNALSFLLAGLLALRIPDQSVITKKSNSIWKDISTGFSAARKNKVVWTGSLLFLITNFAINLYQANLAFFVLHTLHGSSATYGLIISSIGLGALVGVLIAPRVISRISAGKIIANATLLAGLATIGIYFTTNFTIIATFLALTGVFGNLNVVAYFTLRQRVVEKNLLGRVVSVTRTISYVSIPIGAFLGGFLVEKNISLFVIILIAGLLRVFAGIIGYCSPLNREQHAIKNK from the coding sequence ATGGATAAAGCCTATTATTTTTTGCTTTCTGCTTTTGGGATTTCAGCAATTGGTAATTGGTTACAGCAAATCGCAGTCCCTGTAATCATTTTTAATAAAACAGGCTCCGCCTATCAAATGGCGACATTGTATGGTGTAACTTTTATTCCTTGGATTATTTTCACAATTTATGGTGGGGTTCTTGCAGATAAAATGAGAAAAACAAAAATTATTTATTGGGGATACTTTGCTTCACTCTTTTTTTCATTTTTTCTTATTTTTGAACTTAGCCAATCTCAAATCCATATGATTCTTGTTTATATGGCATCTTTTCTACTCTCATCCGTTGAACCTTTAACGCACCCCGCATTTAATAGTTTAATTCCTCAAGTTGTCGAGGAAAAGAAACTCTCCCAGGTTAATTCATGGATTGAAGGTGTTGATAATACACTAAGTTTAGTTGGGCCTATGATTGCAGGAACTTTAATCTTGATTGTGTCGCCTATCTACCTTTTATGGTTTAACGCACTTAGTTTTTTGTTGGCAGGTTTACTGGCACTCAGAATTCCAGATCAATCAGTTATTACTAAAAAATCAAACTCAATTTGGAAAGATATTTCAACAGGATTTTCAGCTGCTCGAAAAAATAAAGTGGTTTGGACAGGTTCTCTCCTCTTCTTGATTACAAATTTTGCAATTAATCTTTATCAAGCGAATCTTGCTTTTTTTGTTTTACACACCCTTCATGGAAGCTCAGCTACCTATGGTTTAATTATAAGTAGTATAGGGTTAGGAGCATTAGTGGGTGTGCTGATTGCACCAAGAGTTATTTCGCGCATTTCTGCTGGAAAAATTATTGCAAATGCCACTTTACTTGCAGGGTTGGCAACGATTGGCATTTATTTCACAACAAACTTTACTATTATTGCTACTTTTCTGGCTCTGACTGGAGTTTTTGGTAATTTGAATGTTGTCGCTTATTTTACCTTACGTCAAAGGGTAGTGGAAAAAAATTTATTAGGACGAGTTGTTAGTGTGACACGAACTATTTCATATGTTAGTATTCCAATCGGAGCATTTTTAGGAGGCTTTTTAGTTGAAAAAAATATTTCGCTTTTTGTGATTATTTTAATTGCAGGCTTGCTACGAGTTTTTGCGGGAATAATCGGCTACTGTTCGCCGCTAAATCGAGAACAACACGCTATTAAAAATAAATGA